One genomic window of Arvicola amphibius chromosome 4, mArvAmp1.2, whole genome shotgun sequence includes the following:
- the Fam149a gene encoding protein FAM149A isoform X1, whose translation MKVAVLDLGSLFARIFKTSASSAVPSHPGGSTATGSEVSDSSEAATLTLLPSLPPDITASREPSISLHSALHPRSSAVTRRVEAVGCPGSLPGSPGASRVPLLGRGSGSAGSMASVALPSPGTVWATLPSVTVPVGSNSSATSSPRTPRPLLLGPGEREPSAWMAQGSVPKTLFFTLPDIGEEWASDSDSQEDPEGRGLSGGLRKHSSAKSKDPLPTNFTRNVQKAIDKYASESPSSFSSSGSRTPMEAHNSWPGSSTQSSTTGLSTERSSVSSWRDDEFDKANAQKVQQLFWEVEEMLFEGKVSPQTQNLLAECSEWARRSLHLRLLGRQLIPPNDEGFRHFQGSLPRSATHEPLPPVSDHISSVRELRISGSQIVPEALSASTLTEADGTELTDPTSCSSLKEEVYHMDGSIEEYFAFDRKQDGDEQLEQNPALRDRKWHRHGLPPISPHDCIRDAVAAEVFDHVWTNVVDILHDLIRKTWESALTGERKHQEKPKAAENRTPHVLVSRLSTDGSSVPPSRSSETLHTSLASHFNPPQFSQPHRFSSNFYSDLSGVMTIQAKPLQQRPTYFADKTQNEQDDKPSGGGISTSSRHRLGRIPDSRGPQTSAKKTPVHRRLPSIASDPQRLRTPTVYSDEILRGTKLQTGIDHLPSSAVPTSRNRLPPIGSEVGEQSTGASGSRPVSYRGRHPQNRVFSAMPESIERSPLRERTIVLEQLSRPSTTHTFRSDTPRKGSLTPMEFVAHTWTGQSILTGSQYLPKSYQRSTLTARKRFPVAS comes from the exons ATGAAGGTCGCTGTGTTGGACCTGGGGTCTCTCTTTGCCAGGATTTTCAAGACCTCGGCGTCCTCTGCGGTCCCCAGCCACCCTGGAGGCTCCACGGCCACTGGATCAGAGGTCTCCGACTCCAGCGAAGCAGCGACGTTGACtctgctcccatctctgcctccagacATTACGGCCTCCCGGGAGCCCTCTATATCTCTGCACTCTGCCTTGCACCCCAGGAGCTCCGCAGTCACCCGCAGGGTGGAAGCAGTAGGGTGCCCAGggtctctgcctggcagcccggGAGCATCTAGAGTGCCCCTCCTAGGCCGTGGTAGTGGCTCTGCGGGCTCCATGGCATCAGTAGCTTTGCCCAGCCCAGGCACTGTCTGGGCGACCCTGCCCTCTGTTACTGTCCCTGTGGGCAGCAATAGCAGTGCAACCTCCAGTCCAAGGACCCCTCGCCCTCTACTGCTGGGTCCCGGAGAACGAGAGCCCAGTGCATGGATGGCCCAAGGATCTGTCCCCAAAACACTGTTTTTCACCCTGCCGGACATTGGGGAGGAGTGGGCCTCCGACAGCGACTCCCAGGAAGATCCAGAAGG aaggGGGCTTTCGGGAGGACTCAGGAAGCACAGTTCTGCCAAGAGCAAAGATCCTCTACCCACAAATTTTACCAGAAACGTGCAGAAAGCCATTGACAAATATGCCAG TGAGTCCCCCTCATCCTTTTCGTCCAGTGGGAGCCGCACGCCCATGGAGGCCCACAATTCATGGCCTGGCTCTTCCACACAGAGTTCCACCACTGGATTGTCCACAGAGAGGAGCTCAGTTTCTTCTTGGAGAGATGAT GAATTTGACAAAGCCAATGCTCAGAAAGTCCAGCAGCTGTTTTGGGAGGTCGAGGAAATGCTATTTGAAGGGAAAGTGAGCCCCCAGACCCAGAATCTTCTGGCCGAATGCAGCGAGTGGGCAAGGAGATCCCTCCATCTCAG gctGTTAGGAAGACAACTCATTCCGCCCAATGATGAAGGCTTTCGACACTTCCAGGGGAGCTTGCCTCGTTCTGCTACCCACGAACCCTTGCCTCCTGTTTCTGACCACATCAGCAGTGTCAGAGA GCTGCGTATCTCTGGCTCTCAGATAGTCCCAGAGGCACTTTCAGCCTCTACCCTGACAGAGGCTGATGGCACAGAGCTGACTGACCCCACGTCATGCTCATCCCTGAAAGAAGAGGTGTACCACATGGATGGAAGCATCGAAGAATATTTTGCTTTTGACAGAAAACAAGA TGGAGATGAGCAACTGGAACAAAACCCAGCACTCCGTGACAGGAAGTGGCATCGACACGGgcttcctcccatctcccctcatGACTGTATCAGAGATGCTGTGGCAGCAGAAGTGTTCGATCATGTTTGGACCAATGTGGTAGACATACTACACGATCTCATTAGGAAAACCTGGGAATCAGCACTCACAG GCGAAAGAAAGCATCAAGAAAAGCCAAAAGCAGCGGAAAACAGAACTCCACACGTGCTCGTGTCTCGTCTCAGCACTGATGGTTCCAGTGTCCCCCCATCCCGAAGCTCTGAAACTCTCCACACGTCCTTGGCCTCCCACTTTAATCCACCCCAG ttttctcagcCCCATCGCTTTTCCAGCAACTTCTATAGTGACTTGAGTGGTGTAATGACGATTCAAGCCAAACCACTTCAGCAGAGACCCACCTATTTTGCAGATAAAACACA GAATGAGCAGGATGACAAACCGTCTGGTGGAGGGATCAGTACATCTTCACGTCACCGACTGGGCCGCATCCCAGACTCTCGGGGACCGCAGACTTCTGCCAAGAAAACACCAGTTCACAGGAGACTACCTTCAATTGCTTCAGACCCACAGAGACTGAGAACCCCCACCGTCTATAGTGATGAAATCCTGAGAGGAACCAAACT GCAAACTGGCATTGACCACCTGCCCTCCTCAGCAGTTCCAACCTCCCGGAACCGGTTACCCCCGATAGGCTCCGAGGTTGgggagcaaagcacaggagcttCCGGATCCCGCCCCGTTTCT TACAGGGGAAGGCATCCACAAAACCGTGTGTTCAGTGCAATGCCTGAGAGCATCGAACGGTCACCCCTTCGAGAAAGAACCATTGTTCTGGAACAGCTTTCAAGGCCCAGTACCACACATACATTCCGG TCAGACACACCAAGAAAAGGCTCCCTGACTCCCATGGAATTTGTTGCTCACACTTGGACAGGTCAGAGTATTTTGACAG
- the Fam149a gene encoding protein FAM149A isoform X2, which produces MEAHNSWPGSSTQSSTTGLSTERSSVSSWRDDEFDKANAQKVQQLFWEVEEMLFEGKVSPQTQNLLAECSEWARRSLHLRLLGRQLIPPNDEGFRHFQGSLPRSATHEPLPPVSDHISSVRELRISGSQIVPEALSASTLTEADGTELTDPTSCSSLKEEVYHMDGSIEEYFAFDRKQDGDEQLEQNPALRDRKWHRHGLPPISPHDCIRDAVAAEVFDHVWTNVVDILHDLIRKTWESALTGERKHQEKPKAAENRTPHVLVSRLSTDGSSVPPSRSSETLHTSLASHFNPPQFSQPHRFSSNFYSDLSGVMTIQAKPLQQRPTYFADKTQNEQDDKPSGGGISTSSRHRLGRIPDSRGPQTSAKKTPVHRRLPSIASDPQRLRTPTVYSDEILRGTKLQTGIDHLPSSAVPTSRNRLPPIGSEVGEQSTGASGSRPVSYRGRHPQNRVFSAMPESIERSPLRERTIVLEQLSRPSTTHTFRSDTPRKGSLTPMEFVAHTWTGQSILTGSQYLPKSYQRSTLTARKRFPVAS; this is translated from the exons ATGGAGGCCCACAATTCATGGCCTGGCTCTTCCACACAGAGTTCCACCACTGGATTGTCCACAGAGAGGAGCTCAGTTTCTTCTTGGAGAGATGAT GAATTTGACAAAGCCAATGCTCAGAAAGTCCAGCAGCTGTTTTGGGAGGTCGAGGAAATGCTATTTGAAGGGAAAGTGAGCCCCCAGACCCAGAATCTTCTGGCCGAATGCAGCGAGTGGGCAAGGAGATCCCTCCATCTCAG gctGTTAGGAAGACAACTCATTCCGCCCAATGATGAAGGCTTTCGACACTTCCAGGGGAGCTTGCCTCGTTCTGCTACCCACGAACCCTTGCCTCCTGTTTCTGACCACATCAGCAGTGTCAGAGA GCTGCGTATCTCTGGCTCTCAGATAGTCCCAGAGGCACTTTCAGCCTCTACCCTGACAGAGGCTGATGGCACAGAGCTGACTGACCCCACGTCATGCTCATCCCTGAAAGAAGAGGTGTACCACATGGATGGAAGCATCGAAGAATATTTTGCTTTTGACAGAAAACAAGA TGGAGATGAGCAACTGGAACAAAACCCAGCACTCCGTGACAGGAAGTGGCATCGACACGGgcttcctcccatctcccctcatGACTGTATCAGAGATGCTGTGGCAGCAGAAGTGTTCGATCATGTTTGGACCAATGTGGTAGACATACTACACGATCTCATTAGGAAAACCTGGGAATCAGCACTCACAG GCGAAAGAAAGCATCAAGAAAAGCCAAAAGCAGCGGAAAACAGAACTCCACACGTGCTCGTGTCTCGTCTCAGCACTGATGGTTCCAGTGTCCCCCCATCCCGAAGCTCTGAAACTCTCCACACGTCCTTGGCCTCCCACTTTAATCCACCCCAG ttttctcagcCCCATCGCTTTTCCAGCAACTTCTATAGTGACTTGAGTGGTGTAATGACGATTCAAGCCAAACCACTTCAGCAGAGACCCACCTATTTTGCAGATAAAACACA GAATGAGCAGGATGACAAACCGTCTGGTGGAGGGATCAGTACATCTTCACGTCACCGACTGGGCCGCATCCCAGACTCTCGGGGACCGCAGACTTCTGCCAAGAAAACACCAGTTCACAGGAGACTACCTTCAATTGCTTCAGACCCACAGAGACTGAGAACCCCCACCGTCTATAGTGATGAAATCCTGAGAGGAACCAAACT GCAAACTGGCATTGACCACCTGCCCTCCTCAGCAGTTCCAACCTCCCGGAACCGGTTACCCCCGATAGGCTCCGAGGTTGgggagcaaagcacaggagcttCCGGATCCCGCCCCGTTTCT TACAGGGGAAGGCATCCACAAAACCGTGTGTTCAGTGCAATGCCTGAGAGCATCGAACGGTCACCCCTTCGAGAAAGAACCATTGTTCTGGAACAGCTTTCAAGGCCCAGTACCACACATACATTCCGG TCAGACACACCAAGAAAAGGCTCCCTGACTCCCATGGAATTTGTTGCTCACACTTGGACAGGTCAGAGTATTTTGACAG